From the genome of Gemmatimonas phototrophica, one region includes:
- a CDS encoding Ppx/GppA phosphatase family protein, whose product MTLPTSHQADLRIAAIDIGSNSVRQIIADVSSAGAIRVVDEMKAMPRLGDGLESTGALSQIAVDSAVAAVQRMVMLARQLAAARIEIVATSAVRDASNAAVFTAQVLAATGHPVRVLSGEEEALLCYRSALAHFELGAGRTVVMDIGGGSLELVLAKDGLIERVASLPFGAVRLTEKFLTPAVRPRRVRALREHVREGLKKAVPVKDWRGAQVIGSGGTFTNLAGIVLSRQRVSVRSPHGTRVTRAELEHVLEWLQRMESYERQQVPGLNPARADIIVAGLAVAAEVLSRFDPRDLLTSAYGIREGLLLEAAKVTPTVADPGVARERSVREFAERCHYEEPHARQVMALSLQLFDAVASRLDLTAADRRILADAALLHDVGYHINYEKHHKHSFHLISHADLLGMSPSEQIMIAHIARYHRGAAPKLKHEGFGHLDKPTRERIVKLSAILRFADGMDRGHVSAVGTMAVKWAGDALRVTVHESEGATNVRLECWGASRKRSLLEQVLDRPVVVMLQDGTEISADEEGDSE is encoded by the coding sequence ATGACACTGCCCACCTCGCATCAGGCCGATCTCCGCATCGCGGCCATCGACATCGGCTCCAACAGTGTTCGGCAAATCATTGCCGACGTGTCGTCGGCGGGTGCCATCCGGGTGGTGGATGAGATGAAGGCCATGCCGCGGTTGGGCGACGGCCTCGAAAGCACGGGGGCGCTGTCGCAGATCGCGGTCGATTCCGCCGTCGCCGCGGTGCAGCGTATGGTCATGCTGGCGCGACAGTTGGCTGCTGCCCGCATCGAGATTGTGGCGACCAGCGCAGTGCGTGACGCCAGTAATGCGGCGGTCTTTACGGCACAGGTCCTGGCGGCCACCGGGCACCCGGTACGGGTGCTCAGTGGAGAAGAAGAAGCCCTGCTCTGCTATCGCAGCGCCCTTGCACATTTTGAGCTCGGCGCTGGTCGTACCGTGGTCATGGACATCGGCGGCGGGTCACTCGAGTTGGTGCTGGCCAAGGACGGTCTCATTGAGCGCGTCGCCTCGCTGCCGTTTGGTGCGGTGCGGCTCACCGAAAAATTTCTGACCCCTGCCGTTCGCCCGCGTCGAGTGCGCGCCCTTCGTGAGCATGTACGCGAAGGACTCAAGAAGGCGGTTCCGGTCAAGGATTGGCGTGGCGCGCAGGTGATTGGCTCTGGTGGCACTTTTACCAACCTCGCCGGCATCGTGCTCTCCCGGCAGCGTGTCTCGGTGCGTTCTCCCCATGGCACGCGCGTCACCCGGGCGGAGCTGGAACATGTGCTGGAGTGGTTGCAGCGCATGGAGTCGTACGAACGGCAGCAGGTGCCCGGTCTCAACCCCGCCCGGGCCGATATCATTGTGGCCGGGCTTGCCGTGGCGGCTGAAGTCCTTTCGCGCTTCGACCCCCGGGATCTGCTCACCTCGGCCTACGGAATTCGCGAAGGGCTGCTGCTGGAAGCAGCCAAGGTCACGCCCACGGTGGCCGACCCGGGCGTGGCACGCGAACGCTCCGTACGGGAGTTTGCCGAACGTTGTCATTACGAAGAGCCCCATGCACGACAGGTCATGGCATTGTCGCTGCAACTCTTCGATGCCGTGGCATCACGCCTCGACCTGACGGCCGCCGATCGACGGATCCTGGCGGATGCCGCGCTGCTGCACGATGTGGGATATCACATCAACTACGAGAAGCACCACAAACACTCGTTTCACCTGATCTCCCACGCGGATCTGCTGGGCATGTCCCCATCGGAGCAGATCATGATCGCGCACATTGCCCGCTATCATCGCGGCGCGGCGCCAAAGCTGAAGCACGAAGGCTTCGGTCACCTGGACAAACCGACGCGCGAACGCATTGTGAAGCTGTCGGCCATTCTGCGCTTTGCCGACGGCATGGACCGCGGACATGTAAGTGCCGTGGGCACCATGGCGGTGAAATGGGCGGGAGACGCCCTGCGGGTCACGGTGCATGAGTCCGAGGGAGCCACCAACGTGCGCCTCGAATGCTGGGGCGCCAGTCGCAAACGGAGCCTGCTGGAACAGGTGCTCGACCGGCCGGTGGTGGTCATGTTGCAGGACGGCACGGAAATCAGCGCCGACGAAGAAGGCGACAGCGAGTAG
- a CDS encoding TonB-dependent receptor yields MRISVNELFRAARRVMLATTVAVVPALFSQTVSAQAAPLATGKITGRILDGASGQPIAAAQIQVVGTTLGAQSGVDGRYTILRVPAGTVTLTVRRIGYGPKSITGIVLEASGAVEQDISLKSAELQLAAISVTANKEKGSVNDALNAQRNATNVVNAITAEQIARSPDGDAAQAAQRVSGVTVQDGKYLQVRGLSERYTTASLNGARIPSPEPERKVVPLDLFPASLIQDVTTAKTFTPDMPGDFAGANVNIRTREFPARRQVNYSTSFGFGDRVLGNALPFAPRAGGELFGNAASNRQIPQAISGANFLGSVTQQQYNQMARQQRNVWSPSVRNGGANGSFGMSTGGNTILGKRVGYVLSGNYGYSEEVRADERYAVGNQGANNTVVPLTELRGQTGRSSAQWGGIANLSTMVGKNSRLAINSTMTRSADNEARTDRGFDENLNDSIQRTTLRYVERGVATVTGLGEHQLSDRNKTAWSVSYGNTVRREPDRSDVVYARTPEGPYQILASLDGARRLYFDLQEDNLTGQVDHTFNLGSVSSQNTLKVGAYYRSTERTSDAPIFAFITRANQSVVQQSPDVIFGEAQACETCTSINVQPIGQAGSYSASDRTGAGYLMTDIGLTDRIRIIAGARVEQARITVAASTQGGFTTTSELDNTDVLPSLLVNSKLTESQNLRFGITRTLARPEYRELAPVTFRDVLGGVSVTGNSDLVRSLIDNVDLRWEMFPNPGEVLSVGVFAKRFDRPIERLEQATSGAYQARFQNAISATNLGVELEARKQLGFLGRWAEAFTGFSNLTLMQSSVDLDTLGGLTVTDQTRRLVGQAPYVVNAGLTYSNLSGSTNATLLYNVVGERITAAGVVPLPNIVEKPRQLVDLSLRFPVRGNLSARLDARNLLDARYRFMQGNLEREGWNAGRTLSMGLSWRQ; encoded by the coding sequence ATGCGGATTTCTGTCAACGAGCTTTTCCGTGCCGCGCGTCGTGTGATGCTGGCGACCACGGTGGCCGTCGTCCCCGCTCTCTTTTCCCAGACGGTGTCGGCGCAAGCGGCTCCGCTGGCTACCGGCAAGATCACCGGGCGCATCCTTGACGGCGCCTCCGGACAGCCCATCGCGGCCGCCCAGATTCAGGTCGTCGGCACCACGCTCGGCGCGCAGTCCGGCGTCGATGGCCGCTACACCATTCTGCGCGTCCCGGCCGGGACGGTCACCCTGACCGTACGGCGTATTGGGTACGGCCCCAAGTCCATTACCGGCATCGTGCTCGAAGCCAGCGGCGCCGTGGAGCAGGACATCTCGCTCAAGAGCGCCGAGTTGCAGCTGGCCGCGATCAGCGTGACGGCAAACAAGGAGAAGGGATCGGTCAACGATGCCCTCAACGCCCAGCGCAACGCCACCAACGTGGTGAATGCGATCACGGCCGAACAGATCGCCCGTAGTCCGGACGGCGATGCGGCGCAGGCGGCGCAGCGTGTCAGTGGTGTGACGGTCCAGGATGGGAAATACCTGCAGGTGCGCGGCTTGTCGGAGCGCTACACCACGGCGTCGCTCAACGGCGCCCGTATTCCGAGCCCTGAGCCGGAGCGCAAGGTCGTACCGCTCGACCTGTTCCCGGCCAGTCTCATTCAGGACGTCACGACCGCCAAGACGTTCACCCCGGACATGCCCGGTGACTTTGCCGGCGCCAACGTAAACATCCGCACCCGTGAGTTCCCGGCGCGCCGACAGGTGAACTACTCCACCAGCTTTGGTTTTGGTGATCGCGTACTCGGCAACGCGCTGCCCTTCGCCCCGCGGGCGGGCGGCGAGCTTTTCGGCAATGCGGCCAGTAACCGCCAGATCCCTCAGGCCATTTCGGGCGCCAATTTTCTCGGGTCGGTCACCCAGCAGCAGTACAACCAGATGGCGCGCCAGCAGCGCAACGTCTGGTCGCCGTCCGTTCGCAACGGCGGCGCCAATGGTTCCTTCGGTATGTCCACCGGAGGGAACACCATCCTTGGCAAGCGTGTCGGCTACGTGTTGAGCGGCAACTACGGCTACTCGGAAGAAGTGCGTGCCGATGAGCGCTATGCCGTTGGCAACCAGGGCGCCAACAACACCGTCGTACCACTCACCGAACTCCGTGGCCAGACGGGCCGTAGCAGCGCCCAGTGGGGCGGTATTGCCAACTTGTCCACCATGGTGGGCAAGAATTCGCGCCTCGCCATCAACAGCACCATGACTCGCAGTGCGGACAACGAAGCGCGCACCGATCGTGGCTTTGACGAAAACCTGAACGACAGCATTCAGCGCACCACGCTGCGCTATGTGGAGCGTGGCGTTGCGACTGTTACGGGCCTCGGCGAGCACCAGCTCAGCGACCGCAACAAGACGGCCTGGTCCGTTTCCTACGGCAACACGGTGCGCCGTGAACCCGACCGCTCCGACGTCGTGTATGCCCGCACGCCGGAAGGTCCGTACCAGATCCTCGCGTCGCTCGACGGTGCGCGTCGTCTGTACTTCGACCTCCAGGAAGACAACCTCACTGGTCAGGTCGACCACACGTTCAACCTTGGCAGCGTATCCAGCCAGAATACGCTCAAGGTGGGTGCCTACTATCGCTCCACGGAACGCACGTCCGACGCTCCGATCTTCGCGTTCATCACGCGGGCCAACCAAAGTGTGGTGCAGCAGTCGCCTGACGTGATCTTTGGTGAAGCGCAGGCCTGTGAGACCTGCACCTCGATCAACGTGCAGCCCATCGGGCAGGCCGGCTCGTACAGCGCGAGCGATCGCACGGGCGCTGGCTACCTGATGACCGACATTGGCCTCACCGACCGCATTCGCATCATTGCCGGCGCGCGTGTCGAGCAGGCTCGCATCACGGTGGCGGCCTCTACGCAGGGTGGCTTTACCACGACGTCTGAACTGGACAACACCGACGTGTTGCCGTCACTGCTGGTGAATTCGAAGCTCACTGAATCACAGAACCTGCGCTTTGGTATCACCCGCACGCTGGCGCGTCCGGAATACCGTGAGCTGGCGCCCGTCACCTTCCGCGATGTGCTGGGCGGTGTGAGCGTCACCGGTAATTCCGATCTCGTGCGGTCGCTGATCGACAACGTGGACCTGCGGTGGGAAATGTTCCCCAACCCGGGAGAAGTGTTGAGCGTGGGCGTGTTTGCCAAACGCTTCGATCGGCCCATCGAGCGCCTCGAACAGGCAACCTCCGGCGCCTATCAGGCCCGCTTCCAGAATGCCATCAGCGCCACCAACCTGGGTGTGGAACTCGAGGCGCGGAAGCAGCTGGGCTTCCTCGGTCGGTGGGCGGAGGCCTTTACCGGCTTCTCCAACCTCACCCTCATGCAGTCGTCGGTGGATCTCGACACGCTTGGTGGGCTGACCGTGACCGACCAAACGCGCCGCCTGGTGGGGCAAGCCCCGTATGTGGTTAACGCCGGGCTCACGTACTCCAACCTCAGCGGCAGTACCAACGCGACCCTTTTGTACAACGTGGTAGGCGAGCGCATCACCGCCGCCGGCGTGGTACCGCTGCCGAACATCGTTGAGAAGCCTCGCCAGTTGGTGGACCTGTCGCTGCGCTTCCCCGTACGCGGCAACCTGTCGGCCCGCCTCGACGCCCGCAATCTGCTCGATGCCCGCTACCGCTTTATGCAAGGGAACCTCGAGCGTGAGGGCTGGAACGCCGGCCGCACGCTCTCGATGGGGCTGAGCTGGAGACAGTAA
- a CDS encoding SIR2 family NAD-dependent protein deacylase: protein MTVAAKALRSAEHVCVLTGAGVSAESGIPTFREAQTGMWAQFSPQELATPEAFATHPQRVWQWYAARRAMVRAAQPNPAHHALVTLASRVAHCTLVTQNVDDLHERAGSRDVVRLHGSLVHARCSAGCAGSVLPSDELHGEVPPCPSCGALLRPDVVWFGEPLPMTPFEAARNAAVACDVFLSVGTSNIVEPAASLPWISATHGATVIVVNPTMEGQRQGPSILPIEGPAGVMLPRLIAEAFAGRRPRRQSESS from the coding sequence CTGACCGTGGCCGCCAAGGCGCTCCGGTCGGCGGAACATGTGTGCGTGCTTACGGGGGCCGGTGTCTCCGCCGAGAGCGGCATTCCGACCTTCCGTGAGGCGCAGACGGGCATGTGGGCCCAGTTCTCGCCTCAGGAACTGGCCACCCCCGAGGCCTTTGCCACCCACCCCCAGCGCGTCTGGCAATGGTATGCGGCTCGTCGGGCCATGGTACGCGCGGCGCAACCCAATCCGGCCCATCATGCCTTGGTCACCCTGGCCAGCCGGGTGGCGCACTGCACGCTGGTCACCCAGAACGTGGACGACCTGCACGAGCGGGCAGGGAGCCGGGATGTCGTGCGGTTGCATGGGTCACTGGTGCACGCCCGCTGCAGCGCCGGGTGCGCGGGAAGTGTCCTGCCGTCCGACGAACTGCACGGGGAGGTCCCACCCTGTCCCAGTTGCGGGGCATTGCTGCGCCCCGATGTGGTCTGGTTCGGGGAACCCTTGCCCATGACGCCGTTCGAGGCGGCACGAAATGCGGCTGTGGCCTGCGACGTCTTTCTGTCTGTCGGCACCTCCAATATCGTGGAGCCGGCGGCCTCCTTGCCCTGGATTTCGGCCACGCATGGGGCCACGGTCATTGTGGTGAACCCGACCATGGAAGGGCAGCGGCAGGGGCCGAGCATCCTCCCCATTGAGGGACCGGCCGGAGTCATGCTGCCACGGCTCATAGCCGAGGCCTTTGCCGGGCGCCGTCCGCGTCGGCAGTCGGAGTCCAGCTAG
- the pstS gene encoding phosphate ABC transporter substrate-binding protein PstS has protein sequence MTQPRKGGWRFKHVAAAIACIVIGSACDRTNDVRFAKPDSAMAALPDSQRVQLSGTGATLPFPLYAQWFNAYGEMAPVRINYRSEGSAKGLEALLTSQADFGATDVPVPDSLLPRSQQAIVHVPMAVVAVAVTYNVPGLNRPLRLTANAIAGIFLGRISQWDDPQLVALNPAETLPALPITVIRRSDGTGTSYIFRRYLETASSVWRNTPMTDREPAGQRLRDGSEAVASEVKVTEGAIGYLEVVYARQNRLPAAHVQNRSGEFVAAMPFEIASAAVSTLESLEPLDDEEANGFRVSLLDAPGPQSYPLASFTWWLLRPSTMSETSRLELSRFLHWALEDATNLTSTMGYVPLPSTVAGRVLDRTDKALGCAPCAQRRLSGTVR, from the coding sequence ATGACGCAGCCACGTAAGGGAGGGTGGCGATTCAAACACGTCGCAGCAGCAATCGCGTGCATTGTCATTGGCAGTGCATGTGACCGCACGAACGACGTGCGATTTGCGAAGCCGGATAGCGCCATGGCCGCCCTGCCCGACTCGCAGCGTGTACAACTCAGCGGAACCGGGGCCACGCTGCCGTTCCCGCTTTATGCCCAGTGGTTCAACGCCTACGGGGAGATGGCACCGGTACGTATCAATTACCGCTCCGAAGGATCGGCCAAAGGGCTCGAAGCCCTGCTGACCAGCCAAGCGGACTTCGGGGCGACTGATGTGCCGGTCCCCGACAGTTTGTTGCCGCGTTCCCAGCAAGCCATTGTCCACGTGCCCATGGCCGTCGTGGCAGTTGCCGTGACGTACAATGTGCCCGGGTTGAACCGACCGCTGCGCCTTACGGCAAACGCCATTGCCGGCATTTTCCTTGGCCGCATTTCCCAATGGGATGATCCGCAACTGGTTGCACTCAACCCTGCGGAAACACTACCAGCGCTCCCCATCACGGTCATTCGCCGTTCGGATGGCACGGGGACGTCGTACATCTTCCGTCGCTACCTCGAAACGGCGAGCTCGGTGTGGCGCAATACGCCAATGACGGACCGGGAACCGGCCGGGCAGCGCCTACGGGACGGCAGTGAAGCCGTGGCGTCGGAGGTCAAGGTCACCGAAGGTGCCATCGGCTACCTTGAGGTGGTGTATGCGCGACAGAATCGCCTCCCGGCCGCCCATGTGCAGAACCGCTCGGGGGAGTTTGTCGCAGCGATGCCCTTTGAAATCGCCTCGGCGGCGGTGAGTACGCTGGAGTCGCTCGAACCGCTGGATGACGAAGAAGCCAACGGGTTTCGGGTTTCCCTTTTGGATGCCCCCGGTCCACAAAGCTATCCCTTGGCCTCCTTTACCTGGTGGCTGCTCCGACCGAGTACGATGTCCGAGACATCTCGATTGGAGCTCTCCCGGTTTCTGCACTGGGCGTTGGAGGATGCAACCAATCTGACCTCAACGATGGGGTATGTCCCTCTCCCCTCCACCGTGGCCGGTCGTGTGCTCGACCGCACCGACAAAGCGTTAGGGTGCGCACCTTGCGCACAGCGGCGTCTTTCCGGTACGGTTCGCTGA